The following coding sequences lie in one Megalodesulfovibrio gigas DSM 1382 = ATCC 19364 genomic window:
- a CDS encoding metallophosphoesterase family protein — protein sequence MLRHHLAPSSTTRLAHLSDLHFGDQPGGLARSLALALEHAAPDLVIVSGDLTQRARPGQFLEAKAWLDALARPVLLVPGNHDLPLLALWSRLLRPRRRFQQLATMDRAPCWRSEQVLVHGADSTRRWRWKSGRAPGWCGGAGAGQVRVLAVHHPLGGTPRPHPPAVTAMPMADVVLAGHDHHSRVELLRTATTPAGVLQLVAGTALSRRLRGEANSFLLLDVTVNPLGGQHATACLQVQRWEHADDGFAPAAAQAFSKQLGQDDTGWTAWQEPVIECTRRD from the coding sequence TTGCTGCGCCACCACCTCGCCCCTTCGTCCACCACCCGCCTGGCTCATCTTTCGGATCTGCATTTCGGCGACCAGCCCGGCGGCCTGGCCCGATCCCTGGCCCTGGCCCTGGAGCATGCCGCCCCGGATCTGGTGATCGTCAGCGGCGATCTCACCCAGCGCGCCCGGCCCGGCCAGTTCCTGGAGGCCAAGGCCTGGCTGGACGCCCTGGCCCGCCCCGTCCTGCTGGTGCCCGGCAACCACGATCTCCCCCTGCTCGCCCTGTGGTCCCGGCTGTTGCGACCGCGGCGACGGTTCCAGCAACTGGCGACCATGGATCGGGCGCCGTGCTGGCGTTCGGAGCAGGTGCTGGTGCACGGGGCGGACTCCACCCGCCGCTGGCGCTGGAAATCCGGTCGGGCCCCAGGCTGGTGCGGCGGCGCAGGGGCTGGTCAGGTGCGGGTGCTGGCCGTGCATCACCCCCTCGGTGGCACTCCCCGACCCCACCCGCCCGCAGTCACGGCCATGCCCATGGCCGACGTGGTACTGGCCGGACACGACCATCACTCCCGGGTGGAACTGCTGCGCACGGCCACCACCCCGGCCGGGGTGCTGCAGCTGGTGGCCGGCACGGCCCTCTCCCGCCGTCTGCGCGGCGAAGCCAACAGCTTTTTGCTGCTCGACGTGACCGTGAATCCCCTCGGCGGCCAACACGCAACGGCCTGCCTGCAGGTGCAGCGCTGGGAGCACGCCGACGACGGCTTTGCACCGGCCGCCGCGCAGGCTTTTTCCAAACAGCTCGGCCAGGACGACACCGGCTGGACAGCCTGGCAGGAACCAGTCATTGAGTGCACACGGAGGGACTGA
- a CDS encoding diacylglycerol kinase, with protein MRNKFLGTGQPGYHPLRKIRICLHGLALAMRYDFSVAYKLALSAVVLAVALLMRDTVDVLLVAVATAQMLMAEIFNSALEAVCDYLTAREDRRVAAIKDMAAAAAGLSIAAWVAVLVGEVVLAFM; from the coding sequence ATGCGCAACAAATTCCTGGGAACCGGCCAGCCCGGCTATCATCCCCTCAGAAAAATCCGCATCTGCCTGCACGGTCTGGCCCTGGCCATGCGCTACGATTTCAGCGTGGCATACAAGCTGGCGCTTTCGGCCGTGGTGCTGGCGGTGGCCCTGCTGATGCGCGATACCGTGGATGTGCTGCTGGTGGCCGTGGCCACGGCCCAGATGCTCATGGCCGAAATCTTCAACAGCGCCCTGGAGGCGGTGTGCGACTACCTGACAGCCCGGGAGGACCGCCGGGTGGCGGCCATCAAGGACATGGCGGCCGCAGCGGCCGGCCTGTCCATCGCTGCCTGGGTGGCCGTGCTGGTGGGCGAGGTGGTGCTGGCCTTCATGTAA
- a CDS encoding tetratricopeptide repeat protein, producing MADLPIRAILILTGKPMHAKHDKMALARMKPEKIHVLASGVKALELLRNYSVPLVLLDSELEDMPGLEFMRRLRQVPELRQTMVIMVTAEARRDRVLDSISAGVGGYILRPYSIATFERHIRLAQRTEMFTEIEQEQVREGRELVEAGAFDEAIESFEELVTEQDESHRYYDMGMRYLMDGKYGKAIVAFKKAVQINDLFAEAYKGLAEAYKGKGETAAHARYLQKAAEVYAQLDKLEETKELFIQILKYENKTPNPFNTLGVKLRRQGDYRGAVHAYRRAIELTPDNEALYFNLARAFLFMGDREQAEKHALQALIMRGEFPEALDLYEEITGRRFERRASDEQAPSPVDRMQELDNGD from the coding sequence ATGGCCGATCTCCCCATCCGTGCGATCCTCATCCTCACCGGCAAGCCCATGCATGCCAAGCATGACAAAATGGCGCTGGCGCGGATGAAGCCGGAGAAGATTCACGTCCTTGCCTCAGGCGTCAAGGCGCTGGAGTTGTTGCGCAATTATAGTGTGCCCCTGGTGCTTCTGGATTCCGAGCTGGAGGACATGCCCGGCCTGGAGTTCATGCGCCGGCTGCGCCAGGTGCCGGAATTGCGGCAGACCATGGTCATCATGGTCACGGCCGAGGCCCGGCGTGATCGCGTGCTGGACAGCATCAGCGCTGGCGTCGGGGGCTACATCCTGCGGCCGTATTCCATTGCCACCTTTGAGCGGCATATTCGCCTGGCTCAGCGCACGGAAATGTTTACGGAAATAGAGCAGGAACAGGTGCGCGAGGGCAGGGAGCTGGTGGAAGCCGGCGCCTTTGACGAAGCCATCGAGTCCTTTGAGGAGCTGGTGACGGAGCAGGACGAGTCCCACCGCTACTACGACATGGGCATGCGCTACCTGATGGACGGCAAGTACGGCAAAGCCATCGTCGCTTTCAAGAAAGCCGTGCAGATCAATGATCTGTTCGCCGAAGCCTACAAGGGGCTGGCCGAGGCCTACAAGGGCAAGGGCGAAACCGCCGCCCATGCCCGGTATCTGCAAAAGGCCGCCGAGGTGTACGCGCAGCTGGACAAGCTGGAGGAAACCAAGGAACTCTTTATCCAGATCCTCAAGTACGAGAACAAGACACCAAACCCGTTCAATACCCTGGGCGTCAAGCTGCGCCGCCAGGGCGACTATCGCGGCGCGGTGCACGCCTACCGGCGGGCCATTGAACTCACCCCGGACAACGAGGCGCTGTACTTCAATCTGGCCAGGGCCTTTCTCTTCATGGGCGACCGGGAACAGGCGGAAAAGCATGCCCTGCAGGCTCTCATCATGCGTGGGGAGTTCCCCGAGGCCCTGGATTTGTACGAAGAAATCACCGGCCGGCGGTTCGAGCGTCGCGCCTCGGATGAGCAGGCGCCTTCACCCGTGGACCGCATGCAGGAGCTCGACAACGGCGATTGA
- a CDS encoding acyltransferase family protein, with product MQRERLEYMDWLRVLATAAVVLFHCCMFFTPVDWHMKNATTSTALFLAVAVMDLWLMPLFFLLSGMASWLSLGGRSPWRYVQERSLRLLIPYYGVGVFVLLPPQCWFDRITHAGLTESFLSFYPDYFSTLHLGPSPFFLGFWSGHLWFLRMLFLVSMAGLPIVLALRSAWAQGWLERRAEALAGLVPSRRTGLQALVTLTPFLLLVSAMDLMLRPMPGRFTWESFGCFLTHFIIGACLMTSPRLRDAPARAWAWLLGLALLCTLLYLGMMLGGFASPLTGDLPYWKVVLVRLVRGGGIFGWVAALLGLGMRFLPAGGPALRAMAAAAMPVYILHQTVLLIIGAFVIPRDWSIAGKFSVIAVVSSILIVLLVRYAIWPYRWVRFAFGMK from the coding sequence ATGCAGCGCGAACGACTCGAATACATGGACTGGTTGCGGGTGCTGGCCACGGCGGCGGTGGTGCTCTTCCATTGCTGCATGTTTTTCACCCCGGTAGACTGGCACATGAAAAACGCCACCACGAGCACCGCGCTGTTCCTGGCGGTGGCGGTGATGGATTTGTGGCTGATGCCGCTGTTTTTCCTGCTGTCCGGCATGGCCAGCTGGCTTTCCCTGGGCGGCCGCAGCCCCTGGCGCTATGTGCAGGAGCGAAGCCTGCGTCTCCTGATCCCATACTACGGGGTCGGCGTGTTTGTGCTGCTGCCGCCGCAGTGCTGGTTCGACCGCATCACCCATGCAGGCCTGACGGAAAGCTTTTTGTCCTTCTATCCAGACTACTTTAGCACATTGCACCTTGGCCCGTCGCCGTTTTTCCTGGGGTTCTGGTCCGGGCATCTGTGGTTCCTGCGCATGCTCTTTCTGGTGTCCATGGCCGGCCTGCCCATTGTGCTGGCCTTGCGCTCGGCCTGGGCGCAGGGCTGGCTGGAACGCCGCGCCGAGGCCCTGGCCGGGCTGGTGCCGAGCCGGCGGACAGGGTTGCAGGCCCTGGTGACCCTGACGCCGTTTCTGCTCCTGGTCAGCGCCATGGACCTGATGCTGCGGCCCATGCCCGGCCGCTTCACCTGGGAGAGCTTCGGCTGTTTTCTGACACACTTCATCATCGGCGCCTGTCTGATGACCTCTCCCAGACTCCGGGACGCGCCAGCCAGGGCCTGGGCCTGGCTGCTGGGTCTGGCCCTGCTCTGCACCCTCCTCTACCTTGGCATGATGCTTGGCGGTTTCGCCTCGCCGCTGACGGGGGATCTGCCGTATTGGAAGGTGGTGCTCGTGCGGCTTGTCCGGGGCGGCGGCATCTTCGGCTGGGTGGCGGCGTTGCTCGGCCTGGGCATGCGTTTTCTGCCGGCCGGCGGCCCTGCCCTGCGCGCCATGGCCGCGGCGGCCATGCCGGTCTACATCCTGCATCAGACGGTGCTGCTCATCATCGGCGCGTTCGTCATCCCGAGGGATTGGAGCATCGCCGGCAAATTCTCCGTCATCGCCGTGGTGTCCTCGATCCTCATCGTGCTGCTGGTGCGGTATGCCATCTGGCCATACCGCTGGGTGCGCTTCGCCTTCGGCATGAAATAA
- a CDS encoding shikimate kinase: MQLPSLAPAAPTLFEALLPAQTAGAPAPVLTLVGMSGSGKSTVGRLLARTLECGHLDTDSLIEAFYGMELEPLYQALGRDAFLEAEAGIVGGLWLARAVVSTGGSVIYSANAMRHLQSRGPVIWLRTSPATVTARLQACGTRGLAIAPGQTLDALVLEREPLYAAAADHHVETDGLAPEAVADHIIHWLKERSRS; this comes from the coding sequence ATGCAACTGCCTTCCCTGGCTCCCGCCGCTCCCACGCTGTTCGAGGCCCTGCTGCCTGCCCAGACTGCGGGCGCGCCTGCGCCGGTGCTCACCCTGGTGGGCATGTCCGGCTCGGGCAAGTCCACCGTGGGCCGGCTGTTGGCCCGGACCCTCGAATGCGGGCATCTGGATACGGATTCCCTCATCGAGGCCTTCTACGGCATGGAGCTGGAGCCGCTGTACCAGGCCCTGGGGCGCGACGCCTTTCTGGAGGCCGAAGCCGGCATTGTCGGTGGGCTGTGGCTGGCCCGGGCCGTGGTTTCCACCGGCGGCAGCGTCATCTATTCCGCCAACGCCATGCGCCACCTGCAGTCCCGGGGGCCCGTGATCTGGCTGCGGACCTCGCCGGCCACGGTGACGGCGCGGCTGCAGGCCTGCGGGACACGCGGTCTGGCCATCGCGCCGGGGCAGACTCTGGACGCCCTGGTGCTTGAGCGCGAACCGCTCTATGCCGCAGCGGCGGATCATCATGTCGAAACCGACGGCCTGGCCCCGGAGGCCGTGGCCGACCACATCATCCACTGGCTCAAGGAACGCTCCCGCTCATGA
- the rpsI gene encoding 30S ribosomal protein S9 produces MSDFHYGTGRRKTATSRTRLYPGTGQILINERPMEEYFPRPCLQVFVRQPLQATSKLGQLDVKASVAGGGVAGQAEAVRHGIARALLELDPELRTVLKRAGFLTRDARKKERKKYGQRGARARFQYSKR; encoded by the coding sequence ATGAGCGATTTTCATTACGGTACCGGCCGTCGTAAAACGGCCACCTCCCGCACTCGCCTGTATCCTGGCACCGGGCAGATTCTCATCAATGAGCGCCCGATGGAAGAATATTTCCCCCGTCCCTGCCTGCAGGTGTTTGTGCGGCAGCCGCTGCAGGCCACCAGCAAGCTGGGCCAGCTGGACGTCAAGGCCAGCGTGGCTGGCGGCGGCGTGGCCGGCCAGGCCGAAGCTGTGCGCCACGGCATTGCCCGCGCCCTGCTTGAGCTTGACCCCGAACTGCGCACCGTGCTCAAGCGGGCCGGCTTCCTCACCCGCGACGCCCGCAAGAAAGAGCGTAAAAAGTACGGCCAGCGCGGCGCCCGCGCCCGGTTCCAGTACTCCAAGCGCTAA
- the rplM gene encoding 50S ribosomal protein L13: MKTFTPTPKDIRRDWFVVNAEDKILGRLATEIARRLHGKHKPEFTPFIDTGDFIVVVNAEKIKVTGKKLEQKKYYRHSGFPGGLKETALKDMLDRHPERVILHAVKGMLPRNRMGRALLKKLKVYAGPDHPHAAQQPAVLDI; encoded by the coding sequence ATGAAGACCTTCACCCCCACGCCCAAGGACATTCGCCGCGACTGGTTCGTGGTGAATGCTGAAGACAAGATTCTCGGCCGGCTGGCCACTGAGATCGCCCGCCGCCTGCACGGCAAGCACAAGCCCGAGTTTACCCCGTTTATTGATACCGGGGATTTCATCGTGGTGGTCAATGCCGAAAAGATCAAGGTCACCGGCAAAAAGCTGGAACAGAAAAAGTATTACCGTCATTCCGGCTTCCCCGGCGGTCTCAAGGAGACGGCCCTCAAGGATATGCTGGACCGTCACCCCGAGCGTGTCATCCTGCACGCGGTCAAGGGCATGCTGCCCCGCAACCGCATGGGCCGCGCCCTGCTCAAGAAGCTCAAAGTCTATGCCGGGCCGGATCATCCCCATGCCGCCCAGCAGCCGGCTGTCCTCGACATCTAA
- a CDS encoding SPOR domain-containing protein: MYASTQRLCAWSTRLGRGALCAALVAVFLPACSKTTIDPARYGQSNGQYAQPAAPVAGQSGTLQETTLSEAPAAPVAPAPAGVASVPIVAAQPAQPYYDPYAAPAAPAPVAPAPPAPSGRSDGPFAPSAEEELAALRSASQAPPAPAAPPAPRPAAGTAAGATVYQLQAFLDRTRAQAYRDQLAAKGHDVFFEEALVNGQQYTRVLIRLHGTEQERRGVLNGLGAPDARPRRAPPPAAPAPVSQTVPLTKPAAVPIAATTATAASVATVPGSIPVVTPPAQPVPAAPAVPAARPSPAAQQPTAAGRPECQVTATHLQTAGVGLPGAGSPLMIEKQAREDATRNLLLCVDTYRKERGQVPQHYTMQADIPPGLLQVGDVDLQPDGSVRAVMRIRLADLPQLDVQVLD, from the coding sequence ATGTACGCATCCACACAACGACTCTGCGCCTGGAGCACCAGACTCGGCAGGGGCGCGCTGTGCGCCGCGCTGGTCGCGGTGTTCCTGCCGGCCTGTTCCAAAACCACCATCGATCCTGCCCGGTACGGCCAGTCCAATGGGCAATACGCCCAGCCGGCGGCCCCGGTCGCGGGGCAATCCGGGACACTGCAGGAAACAACCCTGAGTGAAGCGCCCGCCGCACCAGTCGCACCCGCGCCTGCCGGTGTTGCGTCCGTGCCCATCGTCGCGGCACAGCCGGCGCAACCATATTATGACCCCTACGCAGCACCTGCCGCGCCGGCACCGGTTGCGCCTGCGCCACCCGCTCCCTCCGGCAGGTCCGACGGCCCCTTTGCCCCCTCTGCCGAAGAGGAGCTGGCCGCCCTGCGCTCGGCCAGTCAGGCGCCCCCTGCGCCGGCCGCGCCCCCGGCCCCCCGGCCCGCCGCCGGCACTGCCGCCGGAGCCACCGTGTACCAGCTCCAGGCGTTTCTGGATCGCACCCGGGCGCAGGCCTACCGCGATCAACTGGCCGCCAAGGGACACGATGTCTTTTTCGAAGAGGCCCTGGTCAACGGCCAACAGTACACCCGCGTACTGATCCGCCTGCATGGCACCGAGCAGGAACGCCGGGGCGTGCTCAACGGGCTGGGTGCGCCCGACGCCAGGCCCCGACGCGCCCCCCCGCCCGCCGCGCCGGCGCCGGTGTCCCAGACGGTGCCCCTGACCAAGCCGGCGGCCGTGCCCATTGCGGCCACGACTGCCACGGCCGCGAGTGTCGCGACGGTGCCGGGCTCCATCCCGGTGGTCACGCCCCCTGCCCAGCCTGTTCCGGCAGCCCCGGCAGTCCCGGCAGCCAGGCCCAGCCCGGCAGCACAGCAGCCCACGGCCGCCGGACGGCCGGAATGCCAGGTGACAGCCACGCACCTCCAGACCGCAGGCGTTGGCCTGCCCGGAGCCGGTTCGCCATTGATGATCGAAAAACAGGCCCGCGAAGACGCCACCCGCAACCTGCTCCTCTGTGTGGATACCTACCGCAAGGAACGCGGCCAGGTTCCCCAGCACTACACCATGCAGGCCGACATCCCCCCGGGACTACTCCAGGTGGGCGATGTGGACCTGCAGCCCGACGGCTCGGTGCGCGCCGTCATGCGCATCCGTCTTGCCGACCTGCCGCAGCTCGACGTGCAGGTTCTGGACTGA
- a CDS encoding HD domain-containing protein: MPSIRKSLLQFIFSGAFMKRWNDKLRPMELQEVDKQAHKMIAAWALYRIAAADMPRQEALDLGERIVEGALFDYFYRLIITDIKPPIFYQIKANPDHYQLLTEWVLEQLEQRVVPLGQDLWQRLRAYLLLQGPAVDQDPARRILAAAHLYASNWEFNLIKGLSPLDDELQEIDASFKDGLTALLDIPGVDQLLAGHTSPLGRFLHLCGQLRFQKRWSQTPRVPETSVLGHMYIVACYGYCFSLAVDACRARRVNNFFSGLFHDLPELLTRDIISPVKKSVQHISELIEEYEKKELQRRVLLPLERSGHPELVADLRFHLGLDVGGEFVPSILNQETGQREAVSEEALFAHCNEDRFDPKDGQLLKVCDTLAAYIEAYTALRNGISSEQLQEGLWRMRSRYQNLTLGKDLHIGALLADFD; encoded by the coding sequence ATGCCATCCATCCGCAAAAGCCTGCTGCAATTCATTTTCTCCGGCGCATTCATGAAGCGCTGGAACGACAAGCTGCGCCCCATGGAACTGCAGGAAGTGGACAAGCAGGCGCACAAGATGATCGCCGCCTGGGCCCTGTACCGCATCGCCGCCGCCGACATGCCCCGGCAGGAGGCCCTGGATCTGGGCGAGCGCATTGTGGAAGGCGCGCTGTTCGACTATTTTTACCGCCTGATCATCACAGACATCAAGCCACCAATTTTCTATCAGATCAAGGCCAATCCGGATCATTACCAGCTGCTTACGGAATGGGTGCTGGAGCAGCTGGAGCAGCGGGTGGTACCCCTGGGGCAGGACCTCTGGCAGCGCCTGCGGGCCTATCTGCTGCTGCAAGGCCCGGCCGTGGACCAGGACCCGGCCCGGCGCATCCTGGCCGCGGCGCATCTGTACGCCAGCAACTGGGAATTCAATCTCATCAAGGGACTCTCCCCCCTGGACGACGAGCTGCAGGAAATTGACGCGTCCTTCAAGGACGGCCTCACCGCCCTGCTGGACATCCCCGGCGTGGACCAGCTCCTGGCCGGGCACACCTCCCCCCTGGGCCGGTTCCTGCATCTGTGCGGGCAGCTGCGCTTTCAGAAACGCTGGTCCCAGACGCCGCGCGTGCCGGAAACGTCCGTCCTCGGCCACATGTACATCGTGGCCTGCTACGGCTACTGCTTTTCCCTGGCCGTGGATGCCTGCCGCGCCCGGCGGGTGAACAATTTCTTTTCCGGCCTGTTCCACGACCTGCCCGAACTGCTCACCCGGGACATCATCTCCCCGGTGAAGAAATCCGTGCAGCACATCTCTGAACTTATTGAAGAATACGAGAAAAAGGAGCTGCAGCGCCGGGTGCTCCTGCCCCTGGAGCGCAGCGGGCATCCCGAGCTGGTGGCCGATTTGCGCTTTCACCTGGGTCTGGATGTGGGCGGCGAGTTCGTCCCGTCCATCCTCAATCAGGAGACGGGCCAGCGCGAGGCCGTGAGCGAAGAAGCCCTGTTCGCCCATTGCAACGAGGATCGCTTTGATCCCAAGGACGGCCAGCTCCTCAAGGTCTGCGATACCCTGGCTGCCTACATCGAGGCCTATACCGCCCTGCGCAACGGCATCTCCTCGGAGCAGCTCCAGGAAGGCCTCTGGCGCATGCGCAGCCGCTACCAGAACCTGACCCTGGGCAAGGACCTGCACATCGGCGCGCTGCTGGCGGATTTTGATTAG